CGAGGGCGGCCACCCAGCAAGATGGACCGGACCACGCGAGCGCGTCGGTCGGAGAGGACACCGTGTCGGACGACACCAGCAACGCCGCCCTGCAGGCGATGATCGACCGCGCCGGGCGGATCACTGCTGACGAGGCAGAGACGCTCGACGTCACCTGGAAGGCCGACGAGGGGATCCTGCTCCCGGAACCGAGTGCGTCGCTCGCCATCCAGGGCGGTGCGGACGGGCGGATGGTCACGAACGCCGACCTCATCGCTGCCTGGCAGCACGCGCTGGACGCCGCCGGCGCAGCGGGACGCGTCGAGGAGATCGAAGCTGCGCAGGAGGCCGGGCGCGCGGTCCGGCACTCCGACGCGCGACTGCGCGACCGCGCCGGTGCCGAGGAAGCAGTCCGGTCCGCGGTGCTCGCGACCGGGGTGCGCGACCTCGTCTCCGACGATGAGTACGACACACTGACCGCGGCCTGGCGGAAGGTGCTCGGCGCGGCATGACCGGCCGCGCCCGCGTCGACTCAGGTGCGGGCGCGGACGGCGCCGACGGCCGACCGGACGACACCGGGCACGGTCGAGGAGACGGCTCGGAGGTACGGCTCCTCCTTGCCTCCGAACCCCGTCTTGAACTTGGCCACGCCGTCGTCGATGTAGCCGACGAGGTCGACCGCCGTGTGCCCTCGGCGGAGCGCCCACTGGAGTGCGTCGTGGTAGAGGACCGTGCTGGGACTGGCTGCGCGGTGAGCGCGGAGGGACCCACCGACCCACCCGCAGACGACGGGGTGGCTCGCCAGCGCCACCAGCAACCCCACCGCCTCGCCGTCGATCACCGCGGTCGACGCGTAGAAGTCGTCGCGGCCCGCTGACCAGCGCTCCAGGCGTGCGCCGAGGTCGGTCGGGTAGGGCGACGGCACCCCGCGGCTGCGGTAGGCCTCCTCGAGGAGCTGGGGCAGGAGCGTCGTGATCTCGCCCGGGAGCGCTGGCCGCACCTCGACGCCCCGCCGCAGGCCGGAGCGCAGGTGGTACCGGGTGTTGCTCTTCATCCCGGCCGTGAGCGACTCCGGGGTGGCACCGACCAGGTCCACCGTGATCGTGCGGTCGGCGTGCCACTCGCACCGTGTCTCAGCCAGCGCACGCTCGGCGCTGCCCGCCACCCCCGGCCCGAACTCGAACCGGACCAAGGGGCGCCCGTGCCGGACCTGCCAGCTCCGGAACGCCCGCAGCGTGGGCACGAGGAGGGATTCGGGGACGAGCGGTCCGACGTAGGGGAACGGGGGCT
This is a stretch of genomic DNA from Curtobacterium sp. 458. It encodes these proteins:
- a CDS encoding GNAT family N-acetyltransferase, producing the protein MQIRFTTTDDSRLWDSLVAASPGGTSFHDWSWLHLMTDMFGWRFTPLLVLRDGEPVGVFPVMMRSSLVPRAVEPPFPYVGPLVPESLLVPTLRAFRSWQVRHGRPLVRFEFGPGVAGSAERALAETRCEWHADRTITVDLVGATPESLTAGMKSNTRYHLRSGLRRGVEVRPALPGEITTLLPQLLEEAYRSRGVPSPYPTDLGARLERWSAGRDDFYASTAVIDGEAVGLLVALASHPVVCGWVGGSLRAHRAASPSTVLYHDALQWALRRGHTAVDLVGYIDDGVAKFKTGFGGKEEPYLRAVSSTVPGVVRSAVGAVRART